Proteins from one Paraburkholderia sp. BL10I2N1 genomic window:
- a CDS encoding NCS1 family nucleobase:cation symporter-1 yields MAQFSATPGNPAIPAFDESAAVGNPSLPAGYSERLYNEDLAPLHQQTWSAYNIFAFWMSDVHSVGGYVFAGSLFALGLTSWQVLIALLVGIGIVNVLCNLIAKPSQLNGVPYPVACRATFGVLGANVPAVIRGLIAVAWYGIQTYLASSALVIVVLKFMPQLMPYADVHHHGFMGLSTVGWAGFMLLWVLQALVFWHGMETIKKFIDFAGPAVYVVMFILAGYMVWRAGWRNIGINLGGVKYHGLQVVPVMITAISLVVSYFSGPMLNFGDFSRYGKSFRSVKRGNFWGLPINFLAFSLVTVITTAATLPVFGELITDPVETVGRIDYPLAVILGALTFTIATIGINIVANFVSPAFDFSNVAPRLISWRAGGMLAAVASIFITPWNLFNNPAVIHYTLDVLGSFIGPLYGVLIVDFYLVKRQKIVADDLYTMSERGKYWYRNGVNYRAVAALLPAAAIAVTCVMVPSLDGMANFSWFIGALLGAGFYRALVRK; encoded by the coding sequence ATGGCTCAGTTCAGTGCAACACCGGGCAATCCCGCCATTCCCGCATTCGACGAAAGCGCCGCTGTCGGCAACCCATCGTTGCCGGCCGGCTACAGCGAGCGTCTTTACAACGAAGATCTCGCGCCGCTGCATCAACAGACGTGGAGCGCGTACAACATCTTCGCGTTCTGGATGTCGGATGTGCACAGCGTCGGCGGCTATGTGTTCGCGGGGAGTCTCTTCGCGCTCGGTCTGACGAGCTGGCAGGTGCTGATTGCGCTCCTCGTCGGCATCGGCATCGTCAACGTGCTGTGCAACCTGATCGCGAAACCAAGCCAGCTGAACGGCGTGCCGTATCCGGTCGCGTGTCGTGCGACTTTCGGTGTGCTCGGTGCGAATGTGCCGGCTGTGATTCGCGGGCTGATCGCCGTGGCGTGGTATGGCATCCAGACGTATCTGGCGTCGAGTGCGCTCGTCATCGTCGTGCTCAAATTCATGCCGCAGCTGATGCCGTATGCGGACGTCCATCATCACGGCTTCATGGGGCTGTCGACGGTCGGCTGGGCCGGCTTCATGCTGCTCTGGGTGCTTCAGGCGCTGGTGTTCTGGCACGGCATGGAGACCATCAAGAAGTTCATCGACTTCGCGGGCCCCGCTGTGTACGTGGTGATGTTCATCCTCGCGGGCTACATGGTGTGGCGCGCAGGCTGGCGCAACATCGGCATCAATCTGGGCGGTGTGAAGTATCACGGGCTCCAGGTCGTGCCGGTGATGATCACGGCGATCTCGCTGGTCGTGTCGTATTTCTCGGGGCCGATGCTGAATTTCGGCGACTTCTCGCGCTACGGCAAGAGCTTTCGCAGCGTCAAGCGCGGCAACTTCTGGGGCCTGCCGATCAACTTTCTTGCGTTCTCGCTGGTGACGGTCATCACGACGGCCGCGACGCTGCCCGTGTTCGGCGAACTGATCACCGATCCGGTCGAAACCGTAGGCCGCATTGACTATCCGCTGGCCGTGATTCTCGGTGCGCTCACGTTCACCATTGCAACGATCGGCATCAACATCGTGGCGAACTTCGTGTCGCCGGCTTTCGACTTTTCGAATGTCGCGCCGCGTCTCATCAGCTGGCGTGCAGGCGGGATGCTGGCGGCGGTGGCTTCGATCTTCATCACGCCGTGGAACCTCTTCAACAACCCCGCGGTGATCCACTACACGCTCGATGTGCTCGGCAGTTTCATCGGACCGTTGTATGGTGTGCTGATCGTCGACTTCTATCTCGTGAAGCGTCAGAAGATCGTGGCGGACGATCTGTATACGATGTCTGAACGCGGCAAGTACTGGTATCGCAATGGCGTCAACTATAGGGCCGTCGCCGCGTTGCTGCCGGCTGCCGCGATTGCCGTCACGTGCGTAATGGTGCCCTCGCTGGATGGCATGGCCAATTTCTCGTGGTTCATCGGTGCGCTGCTCGGCGCCGGGTTCTATCGCGCACTCGTGCGCAAGTGA
- the ldcA gene encoding muramoyltetrapeptide carboxypeptidase: MIAHRTIELIAPSGYPHDPAVVHRALGRLQAQGHRVTGVHATERRYQRFAGTDGERAAELNHLADPSKPLPDIVLSVRGGYGAVRILHGLDYEGLQRRLTDKPVAFVGHSDFTAIQMALLARAGLKSFGGPMLMSDFGADELSDFTMKHFWEALTSPTFTLTSRAPQAQSANVSGVLWGGNLAVMASLVGTPYMPPVEDGILFLEDVNEQPFRVERMIYQLQLAGILERQQAIILGDFSGSKVYDYDNGYDLRAVIDQVRSVVGIPVITGLPFGHVEDMVTLPVGADAHLEADAHGFRLTVTGHLHLS; this comes from the coding sequence ATGATCGCGCATCGCACCATCGAACTGATCGCGCCTTCGGGCTACCCCCACGATCCAGCCGTCGTTCATCGCGCGCTGGGGCGCCTTCAGGCTCAGGGGCACCGCGTCACAGGTGTTCACGCAACCGAGCGACGCTACCAGCGCTTCGCGGGCACCGATGGCGAGCGCGCGGCGGAACTGAACCATCTCGCGGATCCGTCGAAGCCGTTGCCGGATATCGTGCTTTCCGTCCGGGGCGGTTACGGCGCCGTGCGCATTCTGCACGGGCTCGACTACGAGGGCTTGCAGCGGCGCCTGACGGATAAGCCCGTGGCCTTTGTCGGTCACAGCGACTTCACGGCGATCCAGATGGCTTTGCTGGCGCGCGCCGGCCTGAAATCGTTCGGCGGCCCGATGCTGATGAGCGATTTCGGCGCTGACGAGTTGAGCGACTTCACAATGAAGCATTTCTGGGAGGCGCTAACGAGCCCGACCTTCACGCTGACGAGCCGTGCGCCCCAGGCGCAGTCTGCCAACGTCAGCGGCGTGCTGTGGGGCGGCAATCTGGCAGTGATGGCGTCGCTTGTCGGCACACCGTACATGCCACCGGTGGAAGACGGCATCCTCTTTCTCGAAGACGTCAACGAACAGCCTTTCCGTGTCGAACGGATGATCTATCAACTTCAGCTGGCGGGCATTCTCGAGCGTCAGCAGGCAATCATCCTGGGCGATTTTTCCGGCAGCAAGGTGTATGACTACGACAACGGTTACGACCTGCGCGCGGTGATCGACCAGGTTCGTTCGGTGGTGGGTATTCCGGTGATCACGGGACTCCCGTTCGGTCATGTTGAAGATATGGTGACGTTGCCAGTGGGTGCCGATGCGCACCTCGAGGCCGACGCGCACGGATTCCGGTTGACCGTGACAGGACATCTGCATCTGAGTTGA
- a CDS encoding GntR family transcriptional regulator, producing MSEQPSTSSTSTKPEAIAERIRAAILEHRLSPGAKLTEAQLCEVFGVKRGPIRQALAQLATDRLVDLEPNRGAFVASPSLQEVHEVFEMRRIIELAVVEKICAGPGTRRLKSISGMIGRERKAFETRDFPAWIRLSGEFHTELASLTGNTVLCDCLNGLVARSTLISALYESLGRSPCSFEDHEAILAALDAGNAKEAAALMSRHLQSVELKMLDRPAHGAADLHEVFAARTGKSAPA from the coding sequence ATGTCCGAGCAACCTTCCACCTCATCGACGAGCACCAAACCTGAAGCGATCGCCGAGCGCATTCGCGCCGCGATTCTCGAGCACCGGCTTTCGCCGGGTGCCAAGCTGACCGAAGCGCAGCTATGCGAAGTGTTCGGGGTGAAGCGCGGCCCGATCCGTCAAGCGCTTGCCCAGCTTGCGACCGACCGGCTCGTCGATCTCGAGCCGAATCGCGGTGCGTTCGTGGCGAGTCCGTCGCTGCAGGAAGTCCACGAGGTGTTCGAGATGCGCCGCATCATCGAACTTGCCGTGGTCGAGAAGATCTGCGCCGGCCCCGGTACGCGTCGGCTGAAGAGCATCAGCGGCATGATCGGCCGCGAGCGCAAGGCGTTTGAGACGCGGGATTTTCCGGCGTGGATCCGTCTGTCGGGCGAGTTTCATACGGAGCTGGCTTCACTGACCGGCAACACGGTGTTGTGTGACTGTCTCAACGGTCTTGTCGCGCGTTCCACGCTGATTTCGGCGTTGTACGAATCGCTCGGACGCAGCCCGTGTTCGTTCGAGGATCACGAAGCCATACTTGCCGCGCTCGACGCCGGTAACGCCAAGGAGGCTGCGGCGCTGATGTCGCGCCACCTGCAAAGCGTCGAACTGAAAATGCTCGATCGGCCGGCGCACGGCGCGGCCGATCTGCACGAAGTATTCGCCGCGCGCACAGGCAAGTCCGCGCCGGCCTGA
- a CDS encoding lysozyme inhibitor LprI family protein: MRRRFLIAVPLLISGGVALAADVNCRNPLDQASMNICADRDFKVADKKLNETYRALSAKTSKAGRDKLQKAQRAWVSWRDAQCQLNTLGSADGSVHPMVYALCLDQLTQAQTKLLDGQLHCQEGDTSCGGQ; the protein is encoded by the coding sequence ATGCGCCGTCGCTTCCTGATCGCCGTCCCGCTGCTGATATCAGGCGGAGTGGCGCTTGCCGCCGATGTCAATTGCAGGAATCCGCTGGATCAGGCGAGCATGAACATCTGCGCCGACCGGGACTTCAAAGTCGCCGACAAAAAACTCAACGAAACGTATCGCGCGCTGTCCGCCAAAACCAGCAAGGCCGGGCGCGACAAGCTCCAGAAAGCGCAGCGGGCATGGGTGAGCTGGCGCGACGCCCAGTGCCAGTTGAACACGCTTGGCAGTGCCGACGGCAGTGTGCATCCGATGGTCTACGCGCTATGCCTCGACCAGCTGACGCAGGCCCAGACAAAGCTTCTCGATGGGCAACTGCATTGCCAGGAAGGCGATACGTCCTGCGGCGGACAATAG
- the tadA gene encoding tRNA adenosine(34) deaminase TadA yields MNAPSSGLPVTERERRFMLLAQAAAEQARAAGEVPVGAVLVRGDEVIASGFNHPIGAHDPSAHAEMAALRAAAQNLGNYRLPGCELYVTLEPCLMCAGAIMHARIARVVFGARDPKTGACGSVVDAFANPQLNHHTTVVGGVLEDECGAALKAFFADRRRASRQARAAAAGTASDAPGLPASHASEPR; encoded by the coding sequence GTGAACGCGCCTTCTTCCGGCTTGCCAGTCACGGAACGCGAACGGCGCTTCATGCTGCTCGCGCAGGCTGCCGCCGAACAGGCGAGAGCGGCGGGCGAAGTGCCGGTCGGCGCGGTGCTCGTGCGTGGCGACGAAGTGATCGCCAGCGGATTCAATCACCCGATCGGCGCGCACGATCCTTCCGCACATGCCGAGATGGCCGCACTGAGGGCCGCCGCACAAAACCTTGGAAACTATCGCCTGCCGGGCTGCGAACTCTATGTCACACTCGAACCGTGCCTGATGTGCGCGGGCGCGATCATGCATGCGCGGATCGCGCGCGTCGTATTCGGCGCGCGCGATCCGAAGACGGGGGCGTGCGGCAGCGTCGTCGATGCCTTCGCCAATCCGCAGTTGAACCATCACACGACCGTGGTCGGAGGCGTGCTCGAAGACGAATGCGGCGCGGCGCTCAAAGCCTTCTTCGCGGACCGGCGGCGCGCCAGCCGGCAAGCGCGCGCGGCTGCTGCGGGCACCGCGTCCGACGCGCCGGGATTGCCAGCATCGCACGCATCTGAACCTCGATAA
- a CDS encoding aspartate/glutamate racemase family protein encodes MRIKLINPNTTQRMTDAMGRCARNVVAPGTELIAVSPTMGPPSIEGYYDEALATPGLLAEVAAGEREGCDGYVIACFGDPGLYAARELARGPVIGIAEAAMHAASVLAPGFSVVTTLSRTCGMAWHLAERYGMKRFCRNVRATDVAVLELDRPGSAARRIILDECRRALDEDGSDAIVLGCAGMAELCAEIEDALGAPVVEGVTAAVKWVEALISLRLGTAKRGDYARPLAKRYDGAFERFSPTGESECAPGTAVAGRGQAVTEADRLGVNPGVSGADALPVATTHIHSV; translated from the coding sequence ATGCGTATCAAGCTGATCAACCCCAACACAACACAACGGATGACCGATGCGATGGGACGTTGCGCGCGCAACGTCGTCGCGCCCGGCACCGAGCTGATCGCGGTCAGCCCGACCATGGGGCCGCCTTCGATCGAAGGCTATTACGACGAAGCGCTCGCGACGCCGGGCCTGCTCGCCGAGGTTGCCGCAGGTGAACGCGAAGGCTGCGACGGCTACGTGATCGCATGTTTCGGCGACCCGGGCCTGTATGCGGCGCGCGAACTGGCGCGCGGACCGGTGATCGGCATTGCCGAAGCCGCGATGCACGCAGCCAGTGTGCTTGCGCCGGGCTTTTCCGTGGTCACGACGCTGTCGCGGACCTGCGGCATGGCCTGGCACCTCGCCGAGCGGTACGGGATGAAGCGCTTCTGTCGCAACGTCCGCGCCACCGATGTTGCCGTGCTCGAACTCGACCGTCCCGGCTCGGCGGCGCGCCGGATCATCCTCGACGAATGCCGCCGGGCGCTCGACGAGGACGGCTCCGACGCCATCGTGCTCGGTTGCGCGGGAATGGCCGAACTGTGCGCGGAAATCGAGGATGCGCTGGGCGCGCCCGTGGTCGAGGGCGTGACGGCGGCAGTGAAATGGGTCGAGGCGCTGATTTCGCTGCGTCTTGGCACCGCGAAGCGCGGCGATTACGCGCGGCCGCTGGCGAAGCGCTACGACGGTGCGTTCGAGCGATTCAGCCCGACGGGCGAAAGCGAATGCGCGCCGGGGACGGCGGTTGCCGGCCGCGGCCAGGCGGTCACCGAAGCGGACCGGCTAGGGGTAAACCCGGGCGTTTCGGGCGCCGATGCGCTGCCTGTGGCGACGACGCACATACATTCCGTCTGA
- the puuE gene encoding allantoinase PuuE, with product MSFDSNYPRDLIGYGRHPVQANWPGRARVAVQFVLNYEEGGENCVLHGDPGSEQFLSEIVGAAAFPARHMSMESIYEYGSRAGVWRILREFEKRALPLTVFGVGMAIERNPEVARAFVELGHEIACHGYRWIHYQDMAPEKEAEHMRLGMEAIERVTGQRPPGWYTGRDSPNTHRLVAEYGGFLYDSDYYGDDLPFWMDVEVTGGAKVPQLIVPYTLDTNDMRFASPQGFNTADHFFTYLRDAFDVLYEEGDEAPKMLSIGMHCRLLGRPGRFRALQRFLDHIEQHDRVWVTRRVDIAQHWREHHPWQQDNRGAAA from the coding sequence ATGTCATTCGATTCGAACTATCCACGCGATCTGATCGGCTACGGCCGCCATCCGGTGCAGGCGAACTGGCCAGGACGCGCCCGCGTCGCCGTGCAGTTCGTGCTCAACTATGAAGAGGGCGGCGAGAACTGCGTCCTGCATGGCGATCCGGGCTCGGAGCAGTTCCTGTCGGAGATTGTCGGCGCGGCCGCTTTTCCGGCGCGCCACATGAGCATGGAGTCGATCTACGAATACGGCTCGCGCGCGGGCGTCTGGCGCATCCTGCGCGAGTTCGAGAAGCGCGCTCTGCCGCTGACCGTTTTTGGTGTCGGCATGGCCATCGAGCGCAATCCCGAAGTCGCGCGCGCGTTTGTCGAGCTGGGCCACGAGATTGCGTGTCATGGCTATCGCTGGATCCACTATCAGGACATGGCGCCGGAGAAGGAAGCCGAGCACATGCGCCTCGGCATGGAAGCGATCGAGCGCGTGACCGGCCAGCGTCCCCCTGGCTGGTACACCGGGCGCGACAGTCCGAATACGCATCGTCTGGTCGCCGAATATGGCGGCTTCCTGTACGACTCCGACTACTACGGCGACGATCTGCCGTTCTGGATGGACGTCGAGGTGACGGGCGGCGCAAAGGTGCCGCAACTGATCGTGCCGTACACGCTCGATACTAACGACATGCGTTTTGCGAGCCCGCAAGGCTTCAATACGGCGGATCATTTCTTCACGTATCTGCGCGACGCGTTCGACGTGCTTTACGAAGAAGGCGACGAGGCGCCGAAGATGCTGTCGATCGGCATGCACTGCCGTCTGCTCGGACGGCCTGGGCGCTTCCGCGCACTGCAGCGTTTTCTCGACCATATCGAACAGCACGATCGTGTCTGGGTGACGCGGCGTGTCGACATCGCGCAGCACTGGCGCGAACACCATCCCTGGCAACAGGATAACCGCGGGGCAGCCGCATGA
- the uraD gene encoding 2-oxo-4-hydroxy-4-carboxy-5-ureidoimidazoline decarboxylase, whose product MKAMQYTLDQLNHISTDAFVAALSGIFEHSPWVAEVAAAQRPYASIDALHHTMSNIVETAGEDKQLALINAHPELAGKAAVRGELTAESTREQSGAGLAQCTQEEFDQLLRLNEAYRGKFGFPFILAVRGYDRHGIIANFEARVNNSRADELRASLDQICRIARFRLDDLIDA is encoded by the coding sequence ATGAAGGCGATGCAATACACCCTGGATCAACTGAATCACATTTCGACCGACGCGTTCGTCGCGGCGCTGTCGGGCATTTTCGAGCATTCGCCGTGGGTCGCCGAAGTGGCCGCCGCACAGCGTCCCTACGCGAGCATCGACGCGCTGCATCACACGATGTCGAACATCGTCGAGACGGCCGGCGAAGACAAGCAGCTGGCGCTGATCAACGCCCACCCGGAGCTGGCCGGCAAGGCGGCGGTGCGCGGCGAACTCACGGCTGAGTCGACGCGCGAGCAGAGCGGCGCAGGCCTTGCTCAATGCACGCAGGAAGAATTCGACCAGCTGTTGCGCCTGAATGAAGCCTATCGCGGGAAATTCGGCTTTCCGTTCATTCTCGCGGTGCGCGGCTATGACCGCCACGGCATCATCGCGAACTTCGAGGCACGCGTGAATAACAGCCGCGCGGACGAACTGCGCGCGAGCCTCGACCAGATCTGTCGCATCGCGCGCTTCAGGCTCGACGACCTGATCGACGCGTAA
- a CDS encoding DnaJ family domain-containing protein, with protein MKLLDALVEQRIAAAAARGAFDDLPGAGLPLDLDDDVLVPEEVRVANRILKNAGFVPPAVEQLRALRDLQNELNAVSDRATRCRLQAKMLALDMALESLRGGPMVVPREYCRRIAERLSERTSGADPGDPGDPGDPGEAGQQ; from the coding sequence ATGAAATTGCTTGACGCATTGGTCGAACAGCGTATCGCCGCCGCAGCCGCTCGCGGCGCGTTCGACGATTTGCCGGGTGCCGGCCTGCCGCTGGACCTCGATGACGACGTGCTCGTCCCCGAGGAGGTGCGCGTGGCCAACCGGATACTGAAGAATGCCGGTTTTGTGCCGCCGGCAGTCGAACAACTGCGGGCGCTGCGCGACCTGCAGAACGAACTGAATGCCGTCAGCGACCGCGCCACGCGCTGCCGCCTTCAGGCAAAGATGCTGGCGCTCGACATGGCGCTTGAATCGCTGCGTGGTGGCCCGATGGTCGTACCGCGCGAATATTGCCGGCGCATCGCCGAGCGGCTCTCGGAGCGCACGTCCGGCGCCGACCCAGGCGACCCAGGCGACCCAGGCGACCCAGGCGAGGCAGGCCAGCAGTGA